The following proteins are encoded in a genomic region of Arachis ipaensis cultivar K30076 chromosome B02, Araip1.1, whole genome shotgun sequence:
- the LOC107624223 gene encoding 3-ketoacyl-CoA synthase 1, translating into MRRNSIDMEKERITAEMDFKNSSSAVIKIRRKLPDFLQSVKLKYVKLGLLDCGYSFNITTILITIFVMVPLFISFSSSPFLQLKNFNLDKLLELWSNLMAQPPVLALDKLIQLVAPPLFFFLLALYLAKRSKPVYLVDFACYKPEEERKISVESFLNMSEESGEFQDETLQFQRRISSRAGLGDETYLPRGVMSRPPRLCMEEARAEAEAVMFGALDALFAKTGVNPRDIDIVVVNCSLFNPTPSLSAMIVNHYKLRTNVKTYNLGGMGCSAGLISIDMAKDLLNANPNSYAIVVSTENITLNWYFGNDRSMLLCNCIFRMGGAAVLLSNKPSDRSRSKYQLVHTVRTHKGADDKNYNCVYQKEDQNGKVGVCLAKELMAVAGDALKTNITTLGPMVLPFSEQFMFLVSLIRKKMGAKVKPYIPNFKYAFEHFCIHAGGRAVLDELQKNLSLEEWHMEPSRMTLHRFGNTSSSSLWYELAYTEAKGRVQKGDRVWQIAFGSGFKCNSAVWKALRVINLEQDWRGNPWDDSIDKYPVQVPKA; encoded by the exons ATGAGACGCAATAGCATAGACATGGAAAAGGAAAGAATAACGGCCGAGATGGACTTCAAGAATTCGTCCTCGGCCGTCATCAAAATCCGGCGAAAGCTGCCGGATTTTCTCCAATCCGTGAAGCTCAAGTATGTCAAATTAGGGTTATTAGATTGTGGCTATTCGTTTAATATCACCACCATTCTCATCACTATCTTTGTCATGGTTCCACTCTTCATCTCATTCTCATCATCACCATTTCTTCAACTCAAGAATTTCAATTTGGACAAGCTCTTAGAACTTTGGTCAAACCTAATGGCTCAACCGCCGGTTTTGGCTTTGGATAAGCTTATTCAGCTTGTTGCGCCACCATTGTTTTTCTTCCTCCTTGCCCTCTACTTGGCCAAACGCTCCAAGCCGGTGTACCTCGTGGATTTCGCATGCTATAAGCCCGAGGAAGAGCGAAAGATATCCGTGGAGTCATTTCTTAACATGTCTGAAGAGAGCGGTGAATTTCAAGATGAGACTCTTCAATTTCAAAGAAGAATTTCATCACGTGCTGGTCTTGGAGACGAGACATATCTTCCTAGAGGAGTTATGTCTCGTCCACCGAGACTATGCATGGAAGAGGCACGTGCCGAAGCAGAAGCTGTGATGTTTGGTGCTTTAGATGCTCTATTTGCTAAAACAG GGGTTAATCCAAGAGATATAGATATTGTGGTTGTGAATTGTAGCTTGTTCAATCCTACTCCATCACTCTCAGCCATGATTGTCAACCACTACAAGCTCCGAACCAACGTGAAGACCTACAACCTTGGTGGCATGGGTTGCAGTGCTGGCCTCATTTCTATTGACATGGCCAAGGACCTTCTCAATGCTAACCCTAACTCTTATGCCATTGTTGTCAGCACCGAGAATATAACCCTCAATTG GTATTTTGGTAATGACCGTTCCATGCTTCTGTGCAATTGCATTTTCCGGATGGGTGGCGCCGCCGTCCTCTTGTCGAACAAGCCGTCGGATCGAAGTAGATCGAAGTACCAATTAGTCCACACAGTTAGAACACACAAGGGAGCCGATGACAAGAACTATAATTGTGTCTATCAAAAAGAAGATCAAAATGGAAAGGTCGGCGTCTGCCTGGCGAAGGAGCTCATGGCCGTCGCCGGCGATGCCCTAAAGACAAACATAACAACATTAGGGCCTATGGTGCTACCCTTCTCGGAACAATTCATGTTCTTAGTTTCATTGATTAGAAAGAAAATGGGGGCCAAGGTGAAACCCTACATACCTAATTTCAAGTATGCTTTTGAgcatttttgcatccatgcaGGTGGTAGGGCTGTGCTTGATGAATTACAAAAGAATCTTAGTCTTGAAGAATGGCATATGGAACCTTCTAGAATGACACTTCATAGATTTGGAAACACATCAAGTAGTTCATTGTGGTATGAATTAGCTTATACTGAAGCCAAGGGAAGAGTTCAAAAAGGAGATAGGGTTTGGCAAATTGCATTTGGATCAGGTTTTAAATGCAATAGTGCTGTTTGGAAGGCCTTAAGAGTTATCAACCTTGAACAAGATTGGAGGGGAAACCCTTGGGATGATTCCATTGATAAGTACCCTGTTCAAGTTCCTAAagcttaa